The Lepeophtheirus salmonis chromosome 6, UVic_Lsal_1.4, whole genome shotgun sequence DNA window AAGGAATATTTTCCACCATGGGTAGGGACATGCTTCTCTAGCCATGACTGGGAGCATGACTTTTTACCATAGACTTTACAACCGTCCCAAAGACAGATAAAAGTAGACTCTGAGAACTGACTCTCCACATGATACAGCTGAAAAGAGTTATAAATTAAGCGATAAATAGATAACcttaaatgttgttgtttttaagtCTGACTTACTCTAAGATGATCGGATAGTTTTCCATGGGAAATGAAGAAGTGCTTACAGCCCTCCCATTTGCAGTCAATGGTTCCTTTATGAAGGTTTTGAGATGGGAATCGAATTTTACTCGGAATGATGGGGATTGGAGACGTAGAGGACTCCTCTTCTTCAATGTCCCCTTCTAGTTCCTCCTCTTCTTCTAGGTCTTCCTCCTTTTTGGTGAAGGAGTAAAAAGATGAGTAGAATGAAGAGACAATGTACTCGAATTTGAATCCATTCCTTCTTCTTGAAGCTCGACAATGCtcttttgaaatagtttttccTCATCTGAGGAACTCGGAGCAATTTCATCTGTGACGCGAAGTTTGACATTTTCTGGATGAAGTATGACTCCAATTTCTTCCTCAATCTCATAATCCTCTAATTGAAGAATCGGAGGAGCTTCATCAAATTCCTCATCGTTTCCGAAAAGGAAGGATGACTTTTTACAGATGGGGAGAAAGGGATTGTGGGATTCTCCAGGAAGGGATGAAAACTTGTTGGTTGAAGAAGACGAAGAAGATGAAATAGACTCCTGGGTCTTGGAGTCACTGAAGAAATGAAAACGTGCTGGTTTAATAAGGTTCTGCATGAAGCTTTTGCAATAGGCTGAAGGAAAATCCCCACGTTTCCGCTTCTTGCGTTTCCTTCGATGGTGGTGAGGGCGGTGTTGATGGGATTCGTGGAGTGAATCCTCCATTTTTACAGTTAACAGACCTCCTACATCCCCATCGCCACAAATACTATTCTTCTCTTCACAAGGTTCTTCCTTCTTGATGGGAGAGAGAAGAACTTCAGGGCGATGAAACATAATTTTGGGATCATACACAAAATCTGGAAGGACTTTGAGCTTTTGGTTGTGAAGATAGATGGTTTTCCGATCATTGGGAGACTCTGGCCACGAGGAGAAGAGAGGGGAGTAGTCTTCGAAACCAAGGTCTGGTTTTTGCAAATGAGAATCCACAAACTCATCATGGACCTGTAATCAtgaagatatatacatatatgaaatattacataaaagaaGACCAAAACTCACTTGGAATGCCATGGAGGCCACCTCCTCCAGGTAGAGGCCTTCATCTCTTGGACTAGGTGTGGATCTTTGGTAGTCAGACGTTTCACTTAGAATTCCATTTTGAGCGTTTTGTGGCGTTTGTTTTACCGACTTGGAGCCAGAGTCGGAGGAGAGATCATCACTGATACCCGAGGTAGAAGAAGAGTCCGAGAGAAGGGAGCGAATGGActtggaggaggaggaggagactAAGCTGGAAATAAGAGaagaatttgtttaaaaaaaattatctttataggGCTTTTTAGATTATGGGATCATATTTTTTGAGGGACACACCTAGTCATAATGGacttggaatatatatatatatatcaaagtcaataaattcaaaacaaattaatttacacTGGAAAGGGGCGGTGAGACAATTTTGCTCAACTGCGTAGAGTTTATATATAATCCATATTACTTGTATCAGAGATAAGGAGAAAAAGAGAGATTATCAAGGGAAGGagcagtataaaaaaaaatcattgtcttCACCTGCTTATTACACCATTAGACTCTTATTATCCCCAATCTTTGTTATTCCTTCAATCTCACTTAATGATGTAGGTtttgaacacaaaaaataaaataataattgtttatattttttgtgaagtaaaaaatgaaataaaatacatatttcgaATCCCCCCCCTCCTTATCGATAAGAAGTTCAAACTTTTTGTGTCATCCGTAGAGGTATTTAAAGAGTTTGTCCACATAGATATTTCAACCTCCTACAAAAAATGGTTGTTCTTTAATGATGATGGACTCTAAGTGCCCCTCATCTTTACATATACAAACAACATGACCTTGGAGTACTGAACCCATCTCAAAATATGTGTACATAGTCTGTATATTTGTCATATACAGACGTTATACTAGGCTTTCACTTCCTATACACAAGGGATTCCTCTTTTTGTAGCTTCCTCTTAATTAAAGAGTCGAAGGGtggttataaaagaaaataaaatccgCGGGAATCCAtcgtaaaaaaaggaaataaaatagctctaaaataaaagaaacgatTTGACAGCAATCGTTTAAGAAGGAACAAAAAGGGATCCTTGGGATGAGGCGATACTAGGACACTGAAAGGGACAACACGCCCCTACCGTGTTTAGAAAGAAGAGAAGGAAAGAGAAAATGGAGAAAAAGTTTTATGAccgtcattttattattataacgaCTCgcacatatataaatgtatatttatctcTAATTCTCTCTGGAGCATTTCTTTGAGACTCCCTTTTCTTTgtcctaaaaaaaagtataataataataacaataatataaaagatggaagtcaacttattaaaaaatcgcttttaattaaaaaatactcgCTCAAAACATTAAAGGACACGAGTTCTCGAAAGTAAGCACAACCATACTTATAATAAGGCCATGTAACCTATATTTAACCGCATCCGATCCATAGGACACAACAACCTACTAGAATGGACTAAAGCtcctttttggacaaaaaaatgtacacactaaaataaataaaggacaCTAATTATCGAAAAAACAATGAATAGGAGTTTCAACCAGACGCAAAATCTGTCTTACAACATCGGGTTCATAGTAGGCATCAGTATTGCGTTGGGCCTTGTTTCTTCGGTCTAATCTAGTATTAGGACCAGTCCTTTGGACTCCCTTATTAGAACTGATTACAACAATACTAAATAAAGGTGActaacgtcatcaaggaccaaacttcaGAATACTTTAAGACTGGAATGTACTTTTTTAGTCCTAAAATACGGACCGACacaacacaaaataataaataagttgcCAAAATCTAAAGGATCTCCCCTAAAGTTCccttttgtacaataaaaagCTTATTCATCAATGACATTTAGTCTCGTACAAAACCACAatacctataaaaagtatttggatatatataaataactcacACAACCTCTGCTACACCGCATCCGGTCCATAGTAGGCAACAAATCAATATCCATTTTATCCAGCTACCAATTCTTTCTATGATGGACTCCTCCGATAAAGATACCTTTTGGACAAGAAAACCGCATCCGGTACTTTGCATAAGAAGAACAGTTGAGTAAATCACAGAGATTGGAATTCATTAAGAATGTAAAAGATTCGTGttgtagagagagagagagagagagaagaagcaATAGAGTGTAAGAGgatggaggtttttttttttttttttgcatttggaATTGCGTGACAACCTACATATTATACTGGGAAGGGATCGATCACCTTTCCTTTAAATTTCCCACCTggtaaaatacaacaaaaaaagaaaaatcttcatTCAATGCCTGATCTCCATTCCGCATGCGTTTTCAACTTTTCTATATGTTACATAAATACGTATGTAATGTATTTATACAGACATATAGTACACCTCCAAGTGTCCTAAATGTGTATCAAGACGGGGGAGGGATATATTGTCCCTCAGAAGGAGGGAAAAACTAGTAAATAACGGGGGCATTTTTCACTAGAAGAGACTTGATTGATTTTGTTCTATTctccgtttaaaaaaaaaaaaacctttttgagaagtataattttttctccttcatagacttcaaattataaaaggtGAGGTAAGGGGGAATGGGATGAAATAACCTCTCCATCACACGCAAAAACACTTGAAATAcgattattggaaaaaaaaattcctttcaaTGGgcgtttcaatattttttttttgtgtgtgttgttccttatttattaatttgccGAGtcccataaattattttataaagagaaaatatacacatattttcaCCATCTATATAATCATGGTGTTGATGGAAATATGAAAGTACCTgattagtaaagaaaaaaaggaggggggggggatagaaacaaaaattatacggctcaaatagttttttaaatctttcctTACCCATACTTTGCAAACTTGGTTCTATAGCAAGGCATTTTTTGGCTCTATTCTATGAGGAAAGAGATTTAAACATAAACAATACACATTTTT harbors:
- the LOC121119943 gene encoding uncharacterized protein isoform X2, whose amino-acid sequence is MPCYRTKFAKYGLVSSSSSKSIRSLLSDSSSTSGISDDLSSDSGSKSVKQTPQNAQNGILSETSDYQRSTPSPRDEGLYLEEVASMAFQVHDEFVDSHLQKPDLGFEDYSPLFSSWPESPNDRKTIYLHNQKLKVLPDFVYDPKIMFHRPEVLLSPIKKEEPCEEKNSICGDGDVGGLLTVKMEDSLHESHQHRPHHHRRKRKKRKRGDFPSAYCKSFMQNLIKPARFHFFSDSKTQESISSSSSSSTNKFSSLPGESHNPFLPICKKSSFLFGNDEEFDEAPPILQLEDYEIEEEIGVILHPENVKLRVTDEIAPSSSDEEKLFQKSIVELQEEGMDSNSSTLSLHSTHLFTPSPKRRKT
- the LOC121119943 gene encoding uncharacterized protein isoform X1, translated to MKVEVKEECKGMDYEDFLLYRWSSLALGDGESSSFETLFPLFPPPGTDKGGIGKKKHKKCRNCKRKKRRLLKESKNEWKKLMKKALSGADEGECENGTQIKRSLVSSSSSKSIRSLLSDSSSTSGISDDLSSDSGSKSVKQTPQNAQNGILSETSDYQRSTPSPRDEGLYLEEVASMAFQVHDEFVDSHLQKPDLGFEDYSPLFSSWPESPNDRKTIYLHNQKLKVLPDFVYDPKIMFHRPEVLLSPIKKEEPCEEKNSICGDGDVGGLLTVKMEDSLHESHQHRPHHHRRKRKKRKRGDFPSAYCKSFMQNLIKPARFHFFSDSKTQESISSSSSSSTNKFSSLPGESHNPFLPICKKSSFLFGNDEEFDEAPPILQLEDYEIEEEIGVILHPENVKLRVTDEIAPSSSDEEKLFQKSIVELQEEGMDSNSSTLSLHSTHLFTPSPKRRKT